A genomic region of Salvelinus namaycush isolate Seneca chromosome 7, SaNama_1.0, whole genome shotgun sequence contains the following coding sequences:
- the wdsub1 gene encoding WD repeat, SAM and U-box domain-containing protein 1 isoform X1 codes for MVSLICTLQDHCDDVNWCAFSPTLLATCSADKTLRIYNTRDFSEVPYSPLSGHGYGVHCCCFSACGQYLASCSTDGSTVVWSTDTGEIEAVLEHPGRNPVRVCAFSPNSSHLVSGASDGTLGLWDFHTKTLHRTGAVNDTTMVACSFTPCGQMFVTGSTYGDLRLWDLDMNQLHAEKNTHDLGVTCCCFGPNILSDSGRVQFRLASCGQDSTLKIWTVSRSNTGSCKMQLLHTLTGQSAPVLSCAFSADGQLLVSGSVDKTVTVYDASQGTLLYTLNQHERYVTACAFSPSTPLFATGSMDKTVNIWRLEDGHSGHEGKSLPVETATLSCEGRKLLCHSRLLVSDWSEEDVGAWLCEEGLQALVENFKANNIDGAELVSLTKETLASELNIESVGLRSKVLRKVEELKAGCVCTGVPDEYLCPITRELMKDPVIAADGYSYEREAIESWIATKNRSSPMTNLPLQTTLLTPNRTLKMAIGRWRTSQ; via the exons ATGGTGTCCCTGATCTGCACCCTGCAAGACCATTGCGACGATGTCAACTGGTGCGCCTTCTCCCCGACACTGCTGGCCACCTGTTCAGCTGACAAAACCTTAAGAATTTACAACACCCGAGACTTTTCCGAAGTCCCATACTCCCCGCTCTCTGGCCACGGCTATGGCGTCCATTGTTGTTGCTTCAGCGCCTGTGGTCAGTATTTAGCCTCGTGTTCAACTGATGGTTCAACAGTTGTGTGGTCAACGGACACGGGTGAGATAGAGGCAGTGCTGGAGCATCCGGGTAGGAACCCCGTCAGGGTCTGCGCCTTCTCGCCCAACTCTTCACACCTGGTTTCGGGGGCGTCTGATGGTACTTTAGGTCTTTGGGATTTCCATACGAAAACATTGCACAG GACGGGGGCAGTGAATGACACCACTATGGTGGCCTGCTCCTTCACCCCCTGTGGCCAGATGTTTGTCACTGGATCTACGTATGGGGACCTCAGGCTGTGGGACCTGGACATGAACCAGCTTCATGCGGAGAAGAACACTCACGACTTGGGGGTCACCTGCTGCTGCTTTGGCCCCAATATCCTCAGTG ATAGCGGTAGGGTACAGTTCCGCCTGGCCTCCTGTGGACAAGACAGCACGCTGAAGATATGGACCGTCTCCAGGTCCAACACAGGCA GTTGTAAGATGCAGCTGCTGCACACCCTGACCGGCCAGTCTGCCCCGGTGCTCTCCTGTGCTTTCTCTGCAGACGGACAGCTGCTTGTGTCTGG CTCAGTGGACAAAACAGTCACAGTGTATGATGCT AGCCAGGGGACTTTGCTCTACACATTGAACCAACATGAGAG GTACGTGACGGCGTGCGCCTTCTCTCCCAGCACACCTCTGTTTGCCACGGGTTCTATGGACAAGACTGTCAATATATGGAGATTAGAGGATGGACACAGTGGCCATG AAGGCAAATCTTTACCTG TTGAAACTGCAACACTCTCATGCGAAG GCAGAAAGTTGCTGTGTCACTCCAGGCTTCTGGTCAGTGATTGGTCAGAGGAGGACGTGGGGGCGTGGCTGTGTGAGGAGGGGCTGCAGGCGCTGGTGGAAAACTTCAAGGCAAACAACATAGATGGAGCGGAGCTCGTCAGTCTGACCAAGGAGACACTGGCCTCAGAACTCAACATAG AGTCTGTGGGGTTGCGCAGTAAGGTCCTGAGGAAGGTGGAGGAGCTGAAGGCGGGGTGTGTGTGTACCGGTGTTCCTGATGAGTACCTCTGTCCAATCACCAGAGAGTTGATGAAGGACCCTGTTATCGCTGCAG ATGGGTACTCCTATGAGAGGGAAGCGATTGAGAGCTGGATCGCAACCAAGAATCGTTCCAGCCCCATGACCAACCTGCCCTTACAGACAACACTTCTGACCCCAAACCGAACCCTGAAGATGGCTATTGGACGCTGGAGGACCAGCCAGTGA
- the wdsub1 gene encoding WD repeat, SAM and U-box domain-containing protein 1 isoform X2: MVSLICTLQDHCDDVNWCAFSPTLLATCSADKTLRIYNTRDFSEVPYSPLSGHGYGVHCCCFSACGQYLASCSTDGSTVVWSTDTGEIEAVLEHPGRNPVRVCAFSPNSSHLVSGASDGTLGLWDFHTKTLHRTGAVNDTTMVACSFTPCGQMFVTGSTYGDLRLWDLDMNQLHAEKNTHDLGVTCCCFGPNILSDSGRVQFRLASCGQDSTLKIWTVSRSNTGSCKMQLLHTLTGQSAPVLSCAFSADGQLLVSGSVDKTVTVYDASQGTLLYTLNQHERYVTACAFSPSTPLFATGSMDKTVNIWRLEDGHSGHGKSLPVETATLSCEGRKLLCHSRLLVSDWSEEDVGAWLCEEGLQALVENFKANNIDGAELVSLTKETLASELNIESVGLRSKVLRKVEELKAGCVCTGVPDEYLCPITRELMKDPVIAADGYSYEREAIESWIATKNRSSPMTNLPLQTTLLTPNRTLKMAIGRWRTSQ, translated from the exons ATGGTGTCCCTGATCTGCACCCTGCAAGACCATTGCGACGATGTCAACTGGTGCGCCTTCTCCCCGACACTGCTGGCCACCTGTTCAGCTGACAAAACCTTAAGAATTTACAACACCCGAGACTTTTCCGAAGTCCCATACTCCCCGCTCTCTGGCCACGGCTATGGCGTCCATTGTTGTTGCTTCAGCGCCTGTGGTCAGTATTTAGCCTCGTGTTCAACTGATGGTTCAACAGTTGTGTGGTCAACGGACACGGGTGAGATAGAGGCAGTGCTGGAGCATCCGGGTAGGAACCCCGTCAGGGTCTGCGCCTTCTCGCCCAACTCTTCACACCTGGTTTCGGGGGCGTCTGATGGTACTTTAGGTCTTTGGGATTTCCATACGAAAACATTGCACAG GACGGGGGCAGTGAATGACACCACTATGGTGGCCTGCTCCTTCACCCCCTGTGGCCAGATGTTTGTCACTGGATCTACGTATGGGGACCTCAGGCTGTGGGACCTGGACATGAACCAGCTTCATGCGGAGAAGAACACTCACGACTTGGGGGTCACCTGCTGCTGCTTTGGCCCCAATATCCTCAGTG ATAGCGGTAGGGTACAGTTCCGCCTGGCCTCCTGTGGACAAGACAGCACGCTGAAGATATGGACCGTCTCCAGGTCCAACACAGGCA GTTGTAAGATGCAGCTGCTGCACACCCTGACCGGCCAGTCTGCCCCGGTGCTCTCCTGTGCTTTCTCTGCAGACGGACAGCTGCTTGTGTCTGG CTCAGTGGACAAAACAGTCACAGTGTATGATGCT AGCCAGGGGACTTTGCTCTACACATTGAACCAACATGAGAG GTACGTGACGGCGTGCGCCTTCTCTCCCAGCACACCTCTGTTTGCCACGGGTTCTATGGACAAGACTGTCAATATATGGAGATTAGAGGATGGACACAGTGGCCATG GCAAATCTTTACCTG TTGAAACTGCAACACTCTCATGCGAAG GCAGAAAGTTGCTGTGTCACTCCAGGCTTCTGGTCAGTGATTGGTCAGAGGAGGACGTGGGGGCGTGGCTGTGTGAGGAGGGGCTGCAGGCGCTGGTGGAAAACTTCAAGGCAAACAACATAGATGGAGCGGAGCTCGTCAGTCTGACCAAGGAGACACTGGCCTCAGAACTCAACATAG AGTCTGTGGGGTTGCGCAGTAAGGTCCTGAGGAAGGTGGAGGAGCTGAAGGCGGGGTGTGTGTGTACCGGTGTTCCTGATGAGTACCTCTGTCCAATCACCAGAGAGTTGATGAAGGACCCTGTTATCGCTGCAG ATGGGTACTCCTATGAGAGGGAAGCGATTGAGAGCTGGATCGCAACCAAGAATCGTTCCAGCCCCATGACCAACCTGCCCTTACAGACAACACTTCTGACCCCAAACCGAACCCTGAAGATGGCTATTGGACGCTGGAGGACCAGCCAGTGA
- the wdsub1 gene encoding WD repeat, SAM and U-box domain-containing protein 1 isoform X3, with protein MVSLICTLQDHCDDVNWCAFSPTLLATCSADKTLRIYNTRDFSEVPYSPLSGHGYGVHCCCFSACGQYLASCSTDGSTVVWSTDTGEIEAVLEHPGRNPVRVCAFSPNSSHLVSGASDGTLGLWDFHTKTLHRTGAVNDTTMVACSFTPCGQMFVTGSTYGDLRLWDLDMNQLHAEKNTHDLGVTCCCFGPNILSDSGRVQFRLASCGQDSTLKIWTVSRSNTGSCKMQLLHTLTGQSAPVLSCAFSADGQLLVSGSVDKTVTVYDASQGTLLYTLNQHERYVTACAFSPSTPLFATGSMDKTVNIWRLEDGHSGHEGKSLPGRKLLCHSRLLVSDWSEEDVGAWLCEEGLQALVENFKANNIDGAELVSLTKETLASELNIESVGLRSKVLRKVEELKAGCVCTGVPDEYLCPITRELMKDPVIAADGYSYEREAIESWIATKNRSSPMTNLPLQTTLLTPNRTLKMAIGRWRTSQ; from the exons ATGGTGTCCCTGATCTGCACCCTGCAAGACCATTGCGACGATGTCAACTGGTGCGCCTTCTCCCCGACACTGCTGGCCACCTGTTCAGCTGACAAAACCTTAAGAATTTACAACACCCGAGACTTTTCCGAAGTCCCATACTCCCCGCTCTCTGGCCACGGCTATGGCGTCCATTGTTGTTGCTTCAGCGCCTGTGGTCAGTATTTAGCCTCGTGTTCAACTGATGGTTCAACAGTTGTGTGGTCAACGGACACGGGTGAGATAGAGGCAGTGCTGGAGCATCCGGGTAGGAACCCCGTCAGGGTCTGCGCCTTCTCGCCCAACTCTTCACACCTGGTTTCGGGGGCGTCTGATGGTACTTTAGGTCTTTGGGATTTCCATACGAAAACATTGCACAG GACGGGGGCAGTGAATGACACCACTATGGTGGCCTGCTCCTTCACCCCCTGTGGCCAGATGTTTGTCACTGGATCTACGTATGGGGACCTCAGGCTGTGGGACCTGGACATGAACCAGCTTCATGCGGAGAAGAACACTCACGACTTGGGGGTCACCTGCTGCTGCTTTGGCCCCAATATCCTCAGTG ATAGCGGTAGGGTACAGTTCCGCCTGGCCTCCTGTGGACAAGACAGCACGCTGAAGATATGGACCGTCTCCAGGTCCAACACAGGCA GTTGTAAGATGCAGCTGCTGCACACCCTGACCGGCCAGTCTGCCCCGGTGCTCTCCTGTGCTTTCTCTGCAGACGGACAGCTGCTTGTGTCTGG CTCAGTGGACAAAACAGTCACAGTGTATGATGCT AGCCAGGGGACTTTGCTCTACACATTGAACCAACATGAGAG GTACGTGACGGCGTGCGCCTTCTCTCCCAGCACACCTCTGTTTGCCACGGGTTCTATGGACAAGACTGTCAATATATGGAGATTAGAGGATGGACACAGTGGCCATG AAGGCAAATCTTTACCTG GCAGAAAGTTGCTGTGTCACTCCAGGCTTCTGGTCAGTGATTGGTCAGAGGAGGACGTGGGGGCGTGGCTGTGTGAGGAGGGGCTGCAGGCGCTGGTGGAAAACTTCAAGGCAAACAACATAGATGGAGCGGAGCTCGTCAGTCTGACCAAGGAGACACTGGCCTCAGAACTCAACATAG AGTCTGTGGGGTTGCGCAGTAAGGTCCTGAGGAAGGTGGAGGAGCTGAAGGCGGGGTGTGTGTGTACCGGTGTTCCTGATGAGTACCTCTGTCCAATCACCAGAGAGTTGATGAAGGACCCTGTTATCGCTGCAG ATGGGTACTCCTATGAGAGGGAAGCGATTGAGAGCTGGATCGCAACCAAGAATCGTTCCAGCCCCATGACCAACCTGCCCTTACAGACAACACTTCTGACCCCAAACCGAACCCTGAAGATGGCTATTGGACGCTGGAGGACCAGCCAGTGA